The Plasmodium sp. gorilla clade G2 genome assembly, chromosome: 4 genome has a segment encoding these proteins:
- a CDS encoding BSD-domain protein, putative, which yields MGNKHNKKKYELCEIQYEEKDFQLKYPWNEIIKWGSDDLNVDINIKIVKKVIEEIKDITLDEESFFNITEGKNIESFYFEDKFVQWATALLKDIPNLKKIRYNIVPKYINENEFWLRYFSSIKMIIIKNFFDTMQN from the exons ATGggaaataaacataataagaaaaagtaTGAATTATGTGAAATTCAATATGAAGAGAAAG ATTTTCAATTAAAATATCCTTGGAacgaaattataaaatgggGGAGTGATGATTTAAAtgttgatataaatataaagattgtaaaaaaagtaatcgaagaaataaaagatataacaTTAGATGAAGAAagcttttttaatattactgAAGGCAAAAATATTgaatcattttattttgaagATAAATTTGTTCAATGGGCAACAGCATTATTAAAAGACATAccgaatttaaaaaaaatcagatataatattgttcctaaatatattaatgaaaatgaattcTGGTTAAGATATTTTTCGtctataaaaatgataattataaaaaatttctttGACACTATGCAGAATTGA